TATCTGGGTGGCGGTTACGTGTTCGATGTAAATAAATGGGCTATAGGTCCCTTCGGTTCTTTGAAATATGTGTATCTGAACGAAGAGGGCTTTACCGAAATAGGTGCGGACAGCCTGAACCTGACGGTCAGCCGGAGCAAAACGGATTCGCTTGTCTCCGAATTGGGACTACGTGTTGCGCGGGCATTCAAGACCGAATCGGGCAACCTGATTCCCGAAGTGACTGCAGCATTGAATTATGATTTTGATATCGACGACCGGGTAATTACGGCCTCTTTTTCAGGTTCCCCCGACGCGACCCTTACCATGAAAGGACAGGGGGTGGAAAAGTACGGAGTGACGGTGGGAGCCGGTTTGACCTTTATCCATAACAATGGATTTTCGACCGCGCTCAAATACACCGGCGAATTCAGAAACAAATACCAGTCCCACGGCATCGTGGGACAATTGCGTTTCCAATTCTGATCTTACGTACCATCTGGCCCTATTTTCGCATCCGGATTGGTGCAAAGATCATGGTAGTTCTTTTCGCCTCGCTCAATCCAATCAACTGTTGTCACCATATTGTGCGGTGAACACGGTAGTATCAGGCGTTTTTCTTCCCGCAATGCGACGAAGCATGTTAAGAAACTGAATTTAGTATGCCGGTATGTTATATATGAGGCGTGAGGCATGAATATGAAGAGCACTTTTCAACCGGCGCATCCACGACGACCGCGTCCGGTTGCACAAACAATTTTGTGTAGCAGGTCGTCTCACAAGCGGGCGACTTAAGACGAGCTGTGGACGAATTGTCAAATAAAACGGAACCACGATGAAATACAGGATCAAACCTTCGGAAAAGAATAACGAGGAATGCGAGAATATTATCAGGGGCACATACCATGGCGTGCTGTCGTTAAGCCGCGAAAATGAACCGTACGCTGTGCCCATGAACCACGCCTACGAAGATGGGAGGTTCTATTTTCACTGCGCTGTGGGCGGGAAGAAGATCGATTATATAAAGACAAACCCGTTCGCGGCATATACGATCATGAAATATTATGGAACTCCCGATGACTTCAGAGACAGGAATAATTGCCACGGGAAATGGGAGAGTATCATTGCCTACGGCAAGGCGCGGTGCGTCGAGGATGAAAAGGAGCTCATGGACGTGTTCGTCCGGTTCATGAAATATTATGGAAAGGAACATTATCAGCCAAAGGAATCATCGTTTTTGGAAACGAGAGCGGTAGTCATGCATGTCGAGAGGATGACGGCAAGAAGAGAATTGGATGCCAAGGCAACCGAGTTCTATGAGTGGGAGGAAGCCTGATCGTAGGCGGGACTGAACCCATGCTATAGTACCTGGCCGTGGCTTTTTAACTGGCTATGGCTATAAGATAATTGTGTAGCAGAGATTGCCGTGACGGAGGTGCAACGTGATGAGAAAGGACGTAACGATCGTGAGGTTCTGGCGCCATGCACTTATGGTCTGCCTTGTCTCGATAGCCGTCTTTTGCCCGGTGTGGGACGGATTGGCCAAATCGCCCCAATACGGGGGTGTTATGAGAATGTCCGACCAGACAGATGGGATTTCTATCGGCTATCCACCTAAATTGCTCAGGGTTTATGGTATCAAGCAGGCATCCCCGGCGGTCGAGACGCTCTTTCGCATAGACAAGACCGGGAGGGCGGTGCCATGGCTCGTCAAGAGTTTCAAAGAAAATGCGGTCTCAAAATCGGTGACGCTCGTACTGAGGACGGGCGTCAAGTTTCATGACGGAACGGATTTTAATGCCGAGGCTGTGAAGTGGAACCTGGAAGAGCATCTCGCGGCCAAAAGTCAGGGGACCGAAAAGATCAAGTCAATCGATGTGCTCGATTCTGAAACGTTGCGTATCAACCTTTCGGAATGGGACAATACACTGACGAGCAGCCTTGCCCTGACACTCGGTATGATCATATCACCCACCGCATGCAAGAAGAATGGCGAGGAATGGGCAATGTCGCATCCGGTGGGCACCGGACCTTTCCAGTTCGTGAGCTGGGAAAAGGACGTACGAACCATATACAAGAAGTTTCCAAATTACTGGCAAAAAGGAAAACCATATCTGGACGGCATCGAATGGATTCCCATAGCCGACTCCAACACCCGGACGCTGAGCTTCAAAAGGGGAGAGCTGGACCTCATCCTGTGGGTCGCGGCAAAGGATGTGACCGATCTTGAAAAAGGGGGCGCTCTGGTCACCAGGCGCCGGGCCGGCTCAGGGGTCACTGCCCTTGTACCTGATTCAGCGAATCCCGTCTCACCCTTTGCCAAGCTGAAGGTTAGACAGGCAGCACAGTATGCCATTGACGAAGATGCCGTGGTCAGATCTATTTTCCATGGTGAAGCGGAGGTGACAAATCAGTGGGCGTACAGGGGCCATTGGGCTTTCAATCCGTCCATAATCGGTTACCCCTATAACCCCGCCAAGGCCCGCAAACTCCTCGCCGAAGCAGGTTACCCAAAAGGTTTCAAGACGAAGCTTATTTATCGGACGACCCCGGAGGCAGACCAGCTATTTGCCGCTGTGCAGGGATATTTGCAGGCGGTAGGCATCGATGCGGAGCTTGAGCCCGCCCAAACCGGCCGATGGAACCAGGCCGTTCTTCAAGGCGGGAAATGGGAAGGGTTGGCAATGGGGGATCTGATGCCCAACCCGGAGACGGCCGCCGCACTCTTACAGAGGTACAGTGGAGGCGGGCCGTTCTTCACCCAGATGCTCGCACCGGAAGATTACGTACAAGCGATTAAGCGCGCTAATACCGCCCAGAATTTCAAGGAAAAACAGAAGTGGACCAGGGAAGCACTGAAAAGTATGATCGACACACACTGCCTGCAGATCATACTTTACGCCCAATCTTTCTTCGCCGTGTCCAAACCATATCTTCACAATCACGGCTTCTACGAGACCCCGAACGGGGTGGGTTCCACGCCTGAGGAGGCATGGATTGAG
This sequence is a window from Syntrophorhabdaceae bacterium. Protein-coding genes within it:
- a CDS encoding autotransporter outer membrane beta-barrel domain-containing protein; translated protein: GEANKPFLLALAGSSEAVASFFKPGELSQSQQKSGLWLNGYEQWGYQDETSGFSGYNYNLYGGTLGFDRMLSDHLMAGISLAHSRTSVRLDEHMGETDINGVIASLYGTYFTTHAYAEGALSYGRNAYNNYRYLSIGSMQRTARSDHNGDVYSAYLGGGYVFDVNKWAIGPFGSLKYVYLNEEGFTEIGADSLNLTVSRSKTDSLVSELGLRVARAFKTESGNLIPEVTAALNYDFDIDDRVITASFSGSPDATLTMKGQGVEKYGVTVGAGLTFIHNNGFSTALKYTGEFRNKYQSHGIVGQLRFQF
- a CDS encoding ABC transporter substrate-binding protein yields the protein MRKDVTIVRFWRHALMVCLVSIAVFCPVWDGLAKSPQYGGVMRMSDQTDGISIGYPPKLLRVYGIKQASPAVETLFRIDKTGRAVPWLVKSFKENAVSKSVTLVLRTGVKFHDGTDFNAEAVKWNLEEHLAAKSQGTEKIKSIDVLDSETLRINLSEWDNTLTSSLALTLGMIISPTACKKNGEEWAMSHPVGTGPFQFVSWEKDVRTIYKKFPNYWQKGKPYLDGIEWIPIADSNTRTLSFKRGELDLILWVAAKDVTDLEKGGALVTRRRAGSGVTALVPDSANPVSPFAKLKVRQAAQYAIDEDAVVRSIFHGEAEVTNQWAYRGHWAFNPSIIGYPYNPAKARKLLAEAGYPKGFKTKLIYRTTPEADQLFAAVQGYLQAVGIDAELEPAQTGRWNQAVLQGGKWEGLAMGDLMPNPETAAALLQRYSGGGPFFTQMLAPEDYVQAIKRANTAQNFKEKQKWTREALKSMIDTHCLQIILYAQSFFAVSKPYLHNHGFYETPNGVGSTPEEAWIER
- a CDS encoding pyridoxamine 5'-phosphate oxidase family protein, whose product is MKYRIKPSEKNNEECENIIRGTYHGVLSLSRENEPYAVPMNHAYEDGRFYFHCAVGGKKIDYIKTNPFAAYTIMKYYGTPDDFRDRNNCHGKWESIIAYGKARCVEDEKELMDVFVRFMKYYGKEHYQPKESSFLETRAVVMHVERMTARRELDAKATEFYEWEEA